The following proteins are encoded in a genomic region of Catellatospora sp. TT07R-123:
- a CDS encoding phosphopantothenoylcysteine decarboxylase, which produces MHVHIGPQARGLIAESAWVLAGCRTPDGRPVDAPAVHLAGGGPEVPGVLVAVPETGPGQRLALRLDGGSARLEPAEDGLPFVEAVLDAVVAAYGRRVGGLAGRRIVVTSGGTREPMDPVRFITNRSSGKMGFALASAARDRGAEVTYIATSAQVPAPAGVRVVLAPSVAQLRAAVLEATGSAHVLVMAAAVSDFRPAAVASGKIKKGPSGMSLALETVANFVPEVPAGVLRVGFAAETDSDLDRAAAKMRQRGFDLLCLNDVSRPGVGFEVDTNKVWILDGTGVRVETDVLPKSAVAHRILDEVEAFLHVDATL; this is translated from the coding sequence GTGCATGTCCACATCGGACCGCAGGCTCGCGGACTGATCGCCGAGAGCGCCTGGGTGCTGGCGGGCTGCCGCACCCCGGACGGCCGCCCGGTCGACGCGCCCGCGGTGCACCTGGCCGGTGGGGGTCCCGAGGTCCCCGGCGTCCTGGTCGCCGTACCGGAGACCGGGCCCGGGCAGCGGCTGGCGCTGCGGCTCGACGGCGGCTCGGCGCGGCTGGAGCCGGCCGAGGACGGCCTGCCCTTCGTCGAGGCGGTCCTGGACGCCGTGGTCGCCGCGTACGGTCGCCGCGTCGGCGGCCTGGCCGGGCGGCGGATCGTGGTGACCTCGGGCGGCACCCGTGAACCGATGGACCCGGTGCGGTTCATCACCAACCGCTCCTCCGGGAAGATGGGTTTCGCGCTGGCGTCGGCGGCCCGTGACCGGGGTGCCGAGGTCACCTACATCGCCACGTCGGCTCAGGTCCCGGCCCCGGCCGGAGTCCGGGTCGTGCTGGCCCCGTCGGTGGCGCAGCTGCGTGCGGCCGTGCTGGAGGCGACCGGCTCGGCGCACGTGCTGGTGATGGCGGCGGCGGTGTCGGACTTCCGGCCCGCGGCGGTCGCCAGCGGCAAGATCAAAAAAGGCCCGTCCGGGATGTCCCTGGCGCTGGAGACGGTCGCCAACTTCGTGCCCGAGGTGCCCGCGGGCGTGCTGCGGGTGGGGTTCGCCGCCGAGACGGACAGCGACCTCGACCGGGCCGCGGCCAAGATGCGCCAGCGCGGCTTCGACCTGCTGTGCCTCAACGACGTGTCACGTCCCGGCGTCGGTTTCGAGGTGGACACCAACAAGGTGTGGATCCTCGACGGCACCGGTGTCCGGGTCGAGACAGACGTCCTGCCCAAGAGCGCCGTCGCCCACCGCATCCTCGACGAAGTTGAAGCTTTCCTTCATGTAGATGCGACTTTGTGA
- a CDS encoding pyridoxal-phosphate dependent enzyme — MNQPSPAQILDALRNRPLHPALAAAVAAGGDRAPELLTLAARELRSHDGQVRDEAAYAWTRALVAALGGTDDVPYAAHVSLADRDRFLAGHHPQPRTAAVALPIVGDTLLVSARTTVNGHTGGPMLHAGEVVLFGGGVEPGETTTAAALREFGEEAGLPRAADLTDTRFDAWPVLTRWTTESGHRASAHVVAVADGAADGMRPQAQEVAAIGRLALDDVFAAPLAVRPHLRVGLGPGRTPRYVGWFDSPTVTVTDPDGRRWELFGLAGAAVAALRTRYGTAARLRAALVERRQERARWRPTRDAAADLALRAPRVRALMDTMLDVNRPPIVPAGLLGTVFGEPSLLVVDAALPLGGSSKARVVAGLVQAAAEAHTARTGRPVGDLRELFDGVTLLAASTGSHARAVAALAELLATKHNAQVTCEFFVSRDIPDGKLATLVAAGPVIRCADFNDATAAAHRRERELAGRGLRAVFLACDPDEQLNAQFGLSGMDGAAGFATLLLDVCERLRHHWTELGLPGPSVDELRIPTSGGATFAACTALHGHGAATAVRSLSAVYDAAAPCLPAGLAARDAGHAVEVDWPRAINGLAQPQMAPGALPLLAGAAVDLHPVTLAAADLAQLLIALDTGLRPERAGAASAGARLLQQLAADGPGRFTERVTAAVAAHPLRRHATALPTLLDQVTRAALPAGTHPAAPASRAYVVSGAACPQLPGLAADVLAANPSPETARCAEAAERARGER; from the coding sequence ATGAACCAGCCATCGCCGGCGCAGATCCTCGACGCGCTGCGCAACCGCCCGCTGCACCCGGCGCTGGCCGCCGCGGTCGCCGCGGGCGGGGACCGCGCGCCGGAGCTGCTCACCCTGGCCGCACGGGAGCTGCGAAGCCATGACGGCCAGGTCCGCGACGAGGCGGCCTACGCGTGGACCCGCGCGCTGGTCGCGGCCCTCGGGGGCACCGACGACGTGCCGTACGCCGCGCACGTCAGCCTGGCCGACCGCGACCGGTTCCTGGCCGGGCACCACCCGCAGCCGCGGACGGCCGCGGTCGCCCTGCCGATCGTCGGCGACACGCTGCTGGTCAGCGCCCGCACCACCGTCAACGGTCACACCGGCGGGCCGATGCTGCACGCCGGTGAGGTGGTCCTGTTCGGCGGCGGCGTCGAGCCGGGCGAGACCACGACCGCCGCGGCGCTGCGGGAGTTCGGCGAGGAGGCCGGTCTGCCGCGGGCGGCGGACCTGACCGACACCCGTTTCGACGCCTGGCCGGTGCTGACCCGCTGGACGACCGAGAGCGGGCACCGCGCGTCCGCGCACGTGGTGGCCGTCGCCGACGGCGCCGCCGACGGGATGCGCCCGCAGGCCCAGGAGGTCGCCGCGATCGGCCGGCTCGCCCTCGACGACGTCTTCGCCGCGCCCCTGGCCGTCCGGCCGCACCTGCGGGTGGGCCTGGGCCCCGGCCGCACCCCGCGCTATGTCGGCTGGTTCGACTCGCCCACGGTCACCGTCACCGATCCCGACGGACGGCGCTGGGAACTGTTCGGGCTGGCCGGAGCGGCCGTCGCCGCGCTGCGCACCCGCTACGGCACCGCCGCCCGCCTGCGCGCGGCACTCGTCGAGCGCCGCCAGGAGCGGGCCCGGTGGCGCCCGACCCGGGACGCCGCCGCCGACCTCGCGCTGCGCGCCCCGCGGGTACGCGCCCTGATGGACACCATGCTCGACGTCAACCGGCCCCCGATCGTGCCCGCCGGGCTGCTGGGCACCGTGTTCGGCGAACCGTCGCTGCTGGTCGTCGACGCGGCCCTGCCGCTGGGCGGCTCCAGCAAGGCTCGCGTCGTCGCCGGTCTGGTGCAGGCCGCGGCGGAGGCGCACACGGCACGCACCGGCCGCCCGGTCGGCGACCTGCGGGAGCTGTTCGACGGGGTGACGCTGCTGGCGGCGTCCACCGGGAGCCACGCCCGCGCCGTCGCCGCCCTGGCCGAGCTGCTCGCCACCAAGCACAACGCCCAGGTCACCTGCGAGTTCTTCGTCTCGCGCGACATACCGGACGGCAAGCTGGCCACGCTGGTGGCCGCCGGACCCGTCATCCGCTGCGCCGACTTCAACGACGCCACCGCCGCCGCCCACCGGCGCGAGCGGGAACTGGCCGGGCGCGGGCTGCGCGCTGTGTTCCTCGCCTGCGACCCCGACGAGCAGCTCAACGCCCAGTTCGGGCTGTCGGGGATGGACGGCGCGGCCGGGTTCGCCACCCTGCTGCTGGACGTGTGCGAGCGGCTGCGCCACCACTGGACCGAACTCGGCCTGCCCGGCCCGTCAGTCGACGAGCTGCGGATACCCACCTCCGGCGGAGCCACGTTCGCCGCCTGCACCGCGCTGCACGGCCACGGCGCCGCCACCGCCGTGCGCTCGCTCAGCGCCGTGTACGACGCCGCCGCGCCCTGCCTGCCCGCGGGCCTGGCCGCCCGCGACGCCGGGCACGCGGTCGAGGTCGACTGGCCCAGGGCCATCAACGGCCTGGCCCAGCCGCAGATGGCCCCCGGCGCGCTGCCCCTGCTGGCCGGTGCCGCCGTCGACCTGCACCCGGTGACCCTGGCGGCCGCCGACCTCGCCCAGCTGCTCATCGCCCTGGACACCGGGCTGCGCCCGGAGCGGGCCGGTGCCGCCAGCGCCGGCGCCCGCCTGCTCCAGCAGCTCGCCGCAGACGGACCGGGCCGGTTCACCGAGCGGGTCACCGCGGCCGTCGCGGCGCACCCGCTGCGGCGGCACGCCACCGCACTGCCCACACTGCTGGACCAGGTCACCCGGGCCGCGCTGCCCGCCGGCACCCACCCCGCCGCCCCGGCGTCCCGGGCGTACGTCGTCAGCGGCGCGGCCTGCCCGCAACTGCCGGGGCTCGCCGCCGACGTGCTCGCCGCGAACCCGTCCCCGGAGACGGCCCGCTGCGCCGAGGCGGCCGAACGTGCCCGGGGCGAGCGATGA